A single Anopheles arabiensis isolate DONGOLA chromosome 2, AaraD3, whole genome shotgun sequence DNA region contains:
- the LOC120893658 gene encoding glutamate receptor ionotropic, kainate 2-like isoform X2: protein MENSDPRPKMRLFPMFLHRLLVVAFAFLLIGPIDGYNGDFDEPVEHIKIGGLFDGDTDDAELAFQYAVEAVNNEKLSYSNYQLEAQAVQVKYGDQFDVSKKLCRLLKTGVAGIFGPSSPKSALHVQSVCDEKEMPHIETRWDAYTKLPTLNLHPHPHIMGRVFLDLVVAFEWKDFTILYESGPWLPGISDLLKMYDPKGYTVTVRQLDLGLNGNYRAVLRRVKLSEDKRIILACSIESMPEVLKQAQQVGLLTDHHQIIITSLDLHTIDLEPYQYSGTNITGVRLIDPEEEKIKQVADFLNASQIAKTLELHDGLNPAKMRVKTALMYDAVLLFAEALKHLIGSEPPRLLEPISLKCDDPTTWKNGYSVINYMKSSTIHGLTRSIKFDHQGHRSDFLLDLIELGPAGLEKVGVWNSTEGLNFTRKTEQAAHAMDDGTLQNRTFLVLTAISPPYGMLKDSPIKLSGNERFEGFGIDLIHELSLMLGFNYTFILQEDGVYGSLNRDTKKWNGMVQELLEWRADLAITDLTITSDRESAVDFTMPFMNLGISILFRKPTKEPPSLFSFMSPFSKQVWLYLGGAYMMVSMSLFVLGRISPKEWDNPYPCIEEPEELENQFSFSNSMWFTIGALLQQGSEIAPKAPATRAVASIWWFFTLIMVSSYTANLAAFLTVEQVVSPINNAEDLAAAGGAVKYGAKRDGSTISFFKDAEYGTYAKMYQFMMANQDLLTSSNPEGLQRVKTENYAFLMESTSIEYIVERECDVTQIGGLLDDKGYGIAMRKNSPYRSALSEAVLRLQEQGVLTSLKRKWWKEKRGGGACENTMEEGGALALELANVGGVFVLLIVGCVAALFVSFCEMLCDVHRRTRELKVPFREELMAELRFVAKCHGNTKPVRHRKSSSASGPNSLESGMESAEQSATSSKQDISGSPTGAAGADEADRDAELENRQRRQNGGGKSALNGSARKIKSDE from the exons ATGGAAAATAGTGATCCTCGTCCCAAAATGCGACTGTTTCCTATGTTTTTGCACCGTTTGCTTGTCGTTGCGTTTGCATTTCTTCTAATAGGCCCCATCGATGGTTACAATGGTGATTTCGATGAACCGGTGGAGCATATTAAAATCG GGGGTCTGTTTGATGGCGACACAGATGACGCTGAGCTCGCTTTCCAGTATGCGGTAGAGGCGGTCAATAATGAGAAGCTGTCGTACTCGAACTATCAGCTGGAGGCACAGGCGGTGCAGGTTAAGTACGGCGATCAGTTCGATGTATCGAAGAAACTGTGCCGCCTACTGAAG ACCGGCGTAGCGGGCATCTTCGGCCCATCCTCGCCCAAATCGGCCCTCCACGTGCAGAGCGTGTGCGACGAGAAGGAGATGCCGCACATCGAGACGCGCTGGGACGCGTACACCAAACTGCCCACCCTGAACCTGCACCCGCACCCGCACATTATGGGGCGCGTCTTTCTCGACCTGGTGGTGGCGTTCGAGTGGAAGGATTTCACCATCCTGTACGAGTCCGGCCCGTGGCTGCCGGGCATTTCCGATCTGCTGAAAATGTACGACCCCAAGGGCTATACCGTGACGGTGCGGCAGCTCGATCTTGGGCTGAACGGCAACTATCGGGCCGTGTTGCGGCGTGTCAAGCTGTCCGAGGACAAGCGCATCATCTTGGCCTGCTCGATCGAATCGATGCCGGAGGTGCTGAAGCAGGCACAGCAGGTCGGGTTGCTGACCGATCACCATCAGATCATCATCACCTCGCTCGATCTGCACACGATCGACCTGGAGCCGTACCAGTACAGTGGCACCAACATTACCGGCGTGCGGTTGATCGACCCGGAGGAGGAGAAGATTAAGCAGGTGGCCGACTTCCTGAACGCGTCCCAGATCGCCAAAACGCTCGAGCTGCACGATGGGCTAAACCCGGCCAAGATGCGCGTCAAGACGGCACTGATGTACGATgcggtgctgctgtttgccgAGGCCCTGAAGCACCTGATCGGGAGTGAGCCGCCCCGCCTGCTCGAACCGATCTCGCTCAAGTGTGACGATCCGACGACCTGGAAGAATGGGTACAGCGTCATCAACTACATGAAGAGCTCCACCATCCATGGGTTGACGCGCAGCATCAAGTTCGACCATCAGGGCCATCGGTCCGACTTTCTGCTGGACCTCATCGAGCTCGGACCGGCTGGGCTGGAGAAGGTGGGCGTGTGGAACTCGACCGAGGGGTTGAATTTTACGCGCAAAACGGAGCAGGCGGCCCATGCGATGGATGACGGTACGCTGCAGAATCGTACCTTTCTCGTGCTGACCGCTATC TCACCACCGTACGGTATGCTGAAGGACTCTCCGATCAAACTGTCCGGCAACGAGCGCTTCGAAGGCTTCGGTATCGATCTGATTCACGAGCTTTCGCTAATGCTCGGCTTCAACTACACCTTCATACTGCAGGAGGACGGTGTGTACGGGTCGCTCAATCGGGACACCAAGAAGTGGAACGGTATGGTGCAggaactgctcgaatgg CGTGCCGATCTGGCCATTACCGACCTCACGATCACCTCCGATCGCGAGAGCGCGGTCGATTTTACCATGCCCTTCATGAACCTCGGCATCTCGATTCTGTTCCGCAAACCGACCAAAGAGCCACCGTCGCTGTTCTCCTTCATGTCGCCGTTCTCGAAGCAGGTGTGGCTGTACCTGGGCGGTGCGTACATGATGGTATCGATGTCGCTGTTTGTGCTGGGCCGCATCTCGCCGAAGGAGTGGGACAATCCGTACCCGTGCATCGAGGAGCCGGAGGAGCTGGAGAACCAGTTCAGTTTCAGCAACTCGATGTGGTTCACGATCGGCGCTCTGCTGCAGCAGGGTTCGGAGATCGCTCCCAA GGCTCCGGCGACGCGTGCCGTTGCGTCGATCTGGTGGTTCTTCACCCTCATCATGGTGTCGTCGTACACGGCCAACCTGGCCGCCTTTCTCACGGTCGAGCAGGTCGTCTCGCCGATCAACAATGCGGAAGATCTGGCCGCTGCCGGCGGGGCGGTGAAGTACGGTGCCAAGCGGGACGGCAGCACGATCAGCTTCTTCAAGGACGCCGAGTACGGCACGTACGCCAAGATGTACCAGTTCATGATGGCCAACCAGGACCTGCTGACGTCGTCCAATCCGGAGGGGCTGCAGCGCGTCAAGACGGAAAACTACGCCTTCCTGATGGAGTCCACCTCGATCGAGTACATCGTGGAGCGGGAGTGCGACGTGACGCAGATCGGCGGTTTGCTCGACGACAAGGGGTACGGCATCGCGATGCGCAAGAACTCGCCGTACCGCAGTGCGCTCAGCGAGGCGGTCCTGCGGCTCCAGGAGCAGGGCGTGCTGACCTCGCTCAAGCGCAAATGGTGGAAGGAAAAGCGTGGCGGTGGCGCTTGTGAG AATACGATGGAGGAAGGTGGTGCACTTGCACTTGAGCTGGCAAACGTcggcggtgtgtttgtgctgctgaTCGTCGGCTGTGTCGCGGCACTGTTTGTGAGCTTCTGCGAGATGCTCTGTGACGTGCACCGGCGCACGCGCGAATTGAAG GTACCGTTCCGGGAGGAGCTGATGGCCGAGCTGCGCTTCGTGGCCAAATGTCACGGCAATACAAAACCGGTGCGCCACCGCAAGAGCTCATCCGCCTCCGGGCCGAACTCGCTCGAATCGGGCATGGAATCGGCGGAGCAGTCGGCCACCTCGAGCAAACAGGACATCTCCGGCAGTCCGACCGGTGCGGCTGGCGCGGACGAAGCTGACCGGGACGCCGAGCTGGAAAACCGCCAGCGAAGACAGAATGGTGGTGGCAAATCGGCCCTCAATGGGAGTGCGCGCAAGATCAAATCGGATGAGTGA